One segment of Campylobacter hominis ATCC BAA-381 DNA contains the following:
- the pssA gene encoding CDP-diacylglycerol--serine O-phosphatidyltransferase — protein MSEQPKIAYILPNFFTAASIFLGIVSALASIRGDFEKAIIYIVLSLVFDGLDGRVARLTHTTSKFGVEFDSLADVIAFGVAPAVLFYFAVGKYFGRVGVLIMAIYVIFGAIRLARFNVTTGTYDPSMFIGLPIPTAAITTAFWVGLYNAYDIFKNYEILYLICVAGLSILMVSNVRYPSFKKLNFKKTYFIKILVGLVIVFSLIYLYPLEICAFFTSAYVLYGLIRASYNIINLKFKKVKRTKDE, from the coding sequence ATGAGTGAGCAGCCGAAAATTGCATATATTTTGCCGAATTTTTTTACGGCCGCGAGCATTTTTCTAGGTATAGTAAGTGCGCTTGCCAGCATTCGAGGCGATTTTGAAAAAGCCATTATTTATATCGTGCTTTCACTTGTTTTTGATGGACTTGACGGACGCGTAGCAAGACTTACGCATACTACCAGCAAATTTGGCGTGGAATTTGACAGTCTTGCTGATGTTATAGCATTTGGTGTTGCGCCTGCTGTGCTTTTTTATTTTGCCGTTGGCAAGTATTTTGGCAGAGTTGGTGTGCTGATTATGGCTATTTATGTAATTTTCGGAGCAATTCGCTTGGCGCGTTTTAATGTAACGACAGGAACTTATGATCCAAGTATGTTTATCGGGCTTCCAATTCCTACGGCTGCGATTACGACGGCATTTTGGGTTGGTCTTTATAATGCTTACGATATTTTTAAAAATTATGAAATTTTATATCTTATATGCGTTGCCGGGCTTTCTATTTTAATGGTAAGCAATGTCCGCTATCCAAGTTTTAAAAAGTTAAATTTTAAAAAAACATATTTTATTAAAATTTTGGTCGGTTTGGTTATAGTTTTTTCTTTGATATATCTTTATCCGCTTGAAATTTGTGCGTTTTTTACTAGTGCATATGTGCTGTATGGCTTGATTCGTGCAAGTTATAATATAATCAATTTAAAATTTAAAAAAGTAAAAAGGACAAAAGATGAATAA
- a CDS encoding 2-isopropylmalate synthase, with the protein MNKNKIIVFDTTLRDGEQSPGASMNTAEKVELAIQLEKLGVDVIEAGFAAASPGDFDAIERICGAVSKIRVCSLARAIEKDIKAAGESIKSAKFKRIHTFIATSPIHMEYKLKLSPDDVIKKAINSIKYAKTFCDDVEFSCEDAGRSEISFIKEIVEAAINAGATTINLPDTVGYRLPSEMSYMIGELVKFVGDRAVISSHCHDDLGMSVANTIACIKAGARQIECTINGLGERAGNTALEEVVMAIKTRSDVFAPLYTDINFKEIYHSSRLVATITGIEPQPNKAIVGKNAFAHESGIHQDGVLKHKETYEIMRAEDIGLEKNSIVLGKHSGSHAFRDKLVSLGYNLSEDELANVFEKFKILADAKKEIFDDDLRELMTDELVKIPCAFEIIALSSSECNKGHASAALTLKHNDEILKDSALGNGVVDAIFKTIDRISGIKGNLKDYQVRAVSQGKDAQAKVTVKVLFENSSTIIGHGLDTDTLMATAKAYIGALNSYISMKQ; encoded by the coding sequence ATGAATAAAAATAAAATTATAGTTTTTGATACTACCTTAAGAGACGGAGAACAAAGTCCGGGCGCTTCAATGAATACAGCCGAAAAAGTGGAACTTGCAATACAGCTTGAAAAACTTGGTGTTGATGTAATAGAAGCGGGATTCGCAGCTGCAAGTCCTGGTGATTTTGACGCTATAGAGCGTATTTGCGGGGCTGTTTCAAAAATACGAGTTTGCTCTCTTGCAAGAGCTATTGAAAAAGATATAAAAGCTGCCGGTGAATCAATAAAATCAGCGAAATTTAAGCGTATTCACACATTTATCGCAACAAGCCCGATTCATATGGAGTATAAACTTAAACTTTCACCGGATGATGTAATAAAAAAAGCGATAAATTCCATAAAATATGCAAAAACTTTTTGTGACGATGTTGAATTCAGTTGTGAAGATGCAGGAAGAAGCGAAATTTCTTTTATTAAAGAAATTGTGGAAGCAGCTATAAATGCAGGAGCTACAACAATCAATTTGCCGGATACGGTAGGCTATAGACTTCCAAGTGAAATGAGTTATATGATAGGCGAACTTGTAAAATTTGTAGGAGATAGAGCCGTTATTTCATCACATTGTCACGATGATTTAGGAATGTCTGTTGCAAATACTATTGCTTGCATAAAAGCAGGTGCCAGACAGATAGAATGCACGATAAACGGACTTGGTGAAAGGGCAGGAAATACAGCGCTTGAAGAAGTCGTAATGGCTATAAAAACAAGAAGCGATGTTTTTGCACCGCTTTATACGGATATAAATTTTAAAGAAATTTACCATTCAAGTCGTTTGGTTGCCACAATCACAGGAATAGAGCCTCAACCGAATAAAGCAATCGTCGGTAAAAATGCTTTTGCACACGAAAGCGGAATTCATCAGGACGGCGTTTTAAAACATAAAGAAACATATGAAATTATGCGTGCAGAAGATATAGGTTTGGAAAAAAATTCCATTGTTCTCGGCAAGCATAGCGGCAGCCATGCTTTTAGAGATAAGTTAGTCAGTCTTGGATATAATTTAAGTGAAGATGAACTTGCTAATGTGTTTGAAAAATTTAAAATTTTAGCCGATGCCAAAAAAGAAATTTTTGATGATGATTTAAGAGAGCTTATGACGGATGAACTTGTTAAAATTCCATGTGCTTTTGAAATTATCGCACTTAGTTCAAGCGAATGTAATAAGGGGCATGCAAGTGCTGCTTTGACTTTAAAACACAATGATGAAATTTTAAAAGATTCAGCTCTTGGAAACGGTGTTGTAGATGCAATTTTTAAAACAATTGATAGAATAAGCGGTATAAAAGGAAATTTAAAAGATTATCAAGTCAGAGCGGTTTCTCAAGGAAAAGACGCGCAAGCGAAAGTAACCGTTAAAGTATTGTTTGAAAATTCATCCACAATAATAGGTCACGGACTTGATACGGATACCTTGATGGCTACTGCAAAAGCTTATATAGGCGCATTAAACAGTTATATCAGCATGAAACAATAA
- the dapF gene encoding diaminopimelate epimerase: MARKICNHHKGIGADGLIVIIKNKSEISNKISSLILDLNNDKIDFAWDFYNSDGSKADMCGNGSRAAALFAYENKIANKNMKFLTGAGIINAEICEINKHLAIVESELTKPVKKAENFSENGFLWSFYDTGVPHLVTFVKDLNDFNIEVARNLRKKYNANVNFASFKDEILRVRTYERGVEDETLACGTGMAACFITGVINFNLQNVVKVMPKSGEILYLRKNDDKVFFKGAVSHSFDALFYDENEI; this comes from the coding sequence TTGGCTCGCAAAATTTGCAACCATCATAAAGGAATCGGAGCGGATGGTTTAATAGTAATCATTAAAAATAAATCTGAAATTTCAAACAAAATATCAAGTCTGATTTTAGATTTAAATAATGACAAAATAGATTTTGCATGGGATTTTTATAATTCAGATGGAAGCAAAGCTGATATGTGCGGAAACGGTTCAAGAGCAGCTGCGCTTTTTGCTTATGAAAATAAAATAGCAAATAAAAATATGAAATTTTTAACCGGTGCCGGTATTATAAATGCTGAAATTTGCGAAATAAATAAACATCTGGCAATAGTTGAAAGTGAATTGACAAAACCTGTTAAAAAAGCTGAAAATTTCAGTGAAAACGGTTTTTTATGGAGTTTTTACGATACCGGTGTTCCTCACTTGGTTACTTTTGTAAAAGATCTGAATGATTTTAATATAGAAGTTGCAAGAAATTTACGTAAAAAATATAATGCAAATGTAAATTTTGCAAGCTTTAAAGATGAAATTTTAAGAGTTAGAACTTATGAACGCGGAGTGGAAGATGAGACATTGGCTTGCGGAACAGGAATGGCTGCATGCTTTATAACAGGAGTTATAAATTTTAATCTACAAAACGTTGTAAAAGTAATGCCAAAAAGCGGTGAAATTTTATATTTAAGAAAGAACGATGATAAAGTCTTTTTTAAAGGAGCTGTGTCTCATAGTTTTGATGCTTTGTTTTATGATGAGAATGAGATATAA
- the rpmI gene encoding 50S ribosomal protein L35: protein MPKMKTVRGAAKRFKVGKNKIKRGSAFRSHILTKMSQTRKRDLRGPQFVDKTNVAAVKKMLCK from the coding sequence ATGCCAAAGATGAAGACTGTTCGTGGTGCGGCTAAGCGTTTTAAAGTAGGCAAAAATAAAATCAAAAGAGGTTCGGCATTTCGTAGCCATATTTTGACAAAAATGAGCCAAACACGCAAAAGAGATCTAAGAGGTCCGCAATTTGTTGATAAGACAAATGTTGCCGCAGTCAAAAAAATGCTTTGTAAATAA
- the rplT gene encoding 50S ribosomal protein L20 yields the protein MARVKTGVVRRRRHKKVLKLARGFFSARRKHFRKAKEQVERSLVYSYRDRRNKKRDFRRLWIVRINAACRLNDISYSKFINALKKANIELDRKVLADLAMNDAAAFSAIVAQAKKVM from the coding sequence ATGGCAAGAGTAAAAACAGGCGTAGTAAGACGTAGACGCCATAAAAAGGTTCTAAAATTAGCGCGAGGTTTTTTTAGCGCACGTCGTAAACATTTTAGAAAAGCAAAAGAGCAAGTAGAAAGAAGTTTAGTATATTCTTATAGAGATAGACGCAATAAAAAACGCGATTTCAGACGACTTTGGATTGTTAGAATCAATGCGGCTTGCAGATTAAACGACATCAGCTATTCAAAATTTATAAATGCTCTTAAAAAAGCAAATATTGAGCTTGACAGAAAAGTTCTAGCAGATCTTGCTATGAATGATGCAGCGGCATTCAGTGCAATTGTAGCACAAGCTAAAAAAGTAATGTAA
- a CDS encoding SEL1-like repeat protein: MKKFAFILIAALALAGCQTGAKNSVTPMNSSSGAGNANNNAGIKDYHEVQPVQVKGTPIISDACRAGNIQMCKNFADQMYSKGDFTSAIVAYNIACQAIDIPSCVKMAFMFEKGEGVEKNLDNAGDIHQKACFHGYKPSCKDAKRLGYTW; encoded by the coding sequence ATGAAAAAATTCGCTTTTATTTTAATCGCGGCTTTGGCGTTAGCCGGTTGCCAAACCGGTGCAAAAAACAGCGTCACTCCAATGAACAGCAGCTCAGGCGCAGGAAACGCAAATAACAATGCCGGAATAAAAGATTACCACGAAGTTCAACCGGTTCAAGTCAAAGGCACTCCGATTATTAGCGACGCATGCAGAGCCGGAAATATACAAATGTGCAAAAATTTTGCAGATCAAATGTATAGCAAAGGCGATTTTACAAGCGCGATTGTCGCTTATAATATAGCTTGCCAAGCAATTGATATTCCAAGTTGTGTAAAAATGGCTTTTATGTTTGAAAAAGGCGAAGGAGTAGAAAAAAATCTTGATAATGCAGGCGACATACATCAAAAAGCTTGCTTTCACGGATACAAACCAAGCTGCAAAGACGCAAAAAGACTAGGATACACTTGGTAA
- the prfB gene encoding peptide chain release factor 2, which yields MDNYEYSELLKELKNKISNVEAIIKPKILMTRLAEIEKTEQDPALWVDAKKAAQIGREKTKISNILAKFKKAQNELNDAKEFYELAVSENDGETINELFRESAKLSENIANLELSMMLSGENDDKNAIINIHPGAGGTEGEDWAGMLYRMYVRFCERVGYKIEILDFQEGDEAGIKDVNFIVKGENAYGYLKVESGIHRLVRISPFDSAGRRHTSFASVVVSPELDDDIQINIDEKDLRIDYYRSSGAGGQHVNKTESAVRITHIPTNIVVQCQNDRDQHKNKASAMKVLKSRLYELEKLKKQEESNKTPKSDIAWGYQIRNYVLFPYQQVKDLRSNIAYSQAEAILDGDIKKILEDVLINNQS from the coding sequence TTGGATAATTACGAATACAGCGAACTTTTAAAAGAGTTAAAAAACAAAATTTCAAATGTAGAAGCAATTATTAAGCCTAAAATTTTAATGACGCGTTTAGCTGAAATAGAAAAAACAGAGCAAGATCCTGCACTTTGGGTTGATGCAAAAAAAGCGGCTCAAATAGGACGAGAAAAAACAAAAATTTCAAATATCTTAGCAAAATTTAAAAAAGCACAAAACGAATTAAACGATGCGAAGGAATTTTACGAATTAGCCGTAAGTGAAAACGACGGCGAAACGATAAACGAACTTTTTAGAGAATCTGCAAAATTAAGTGAAAATATTGCGAATTTAGAGCTTTCAATGATGCTTAGCGGCGAAAATGACGATAAAAATGCTATTATAAATATTCATCCCGGAGCAGGCGGAACGGAAGGTGAAGATTGGGCAGGAATGCTTTATAGAATGTATGTTAGATTTTGTGAGCGGGTAGGATACAAAATAGAAATTTTAGATTTTCAAGAAGGCGATGAAGCAGGAATCAAAGATGTGAATTTCATAGTAAAAGGCGAAAATGCTTACGGATATTTAAAAGTGGAAAGCGGAATTCATAGACTTGTAAGAATAAGCCCTTTTGATAGTGCAGGAAGACGCCATACAAGTTTTGCAAGTGTAGTTGTAAGCCCTGAACTAGATGACGATATACAAATAAATATAGATGAAAAAGATCTAAGAATAGATTATTATCGCTCAAGCGGCGCAGGCGGCCAACACGTAAATAAAACGGAAAGCGCCGTAAGAATAACGCATATACCGACAAATATCGTAGTACAATGTCAAAACGATCGCGATCAGCACAAAAACAAGGCAAGCGCTATGAAAGTGCTTAAATCCCGTCTTTATGAGCTTGAAAAACTTAAAAAGCAGGAAGAATCAAACAAAACGCCAAAAAGCGATATAGCGTGGGGTTATCAAATTAGAAATTACGTGCTTTTTCCATATCAGCAAGTAAAAGATTTACGTTCAAATATAGCTTATTCACAAGCGGAAGCAATATTAGACGGCGATATAAAAAAAATATTGGAAGATGTATTAATCAACAATCAATCTTAA
- the panC gene encoding pantoate--beta-alanine ligase — MEILRTTDELRKFRAAVSQKVGFVPTMGALHAGHISLIKRCKDENEITIVSTFVNPTQFLAGEDLDKYPKNEAADIKICENLEVDAIFIPKADEFYEDDEPKISAPKSLSAILEGATRPGHFDGVLQVLNKLFNLTKPKNVYMGKKDAQQLTIVRNMVQNFFMDINVNACEIVRENDGLALSSRNIYLDEEQKMLALKLSRSLLKAKNLVDASETDINVIKTAMLKILEPLKVDYIAFVDRNFKEISKIEVGNSIILVAAYVDKTRLIDNIWL, encoded by the coding sequence ATGGAAATTTTAAGAACAACAGATGAATTGCGAAAATTTCGCGCCGCAGTTTCACAAAAAGTAGGTTTTGTGCCGACGATGGGCGCACTTCATGCAGGACATATCAGCCTTATAAAAAGATGTAAAGATGAAAATGAAATAACAATAGTTTCGACATTTGTAAATCCTACACAATTTTTAGCCGGAGAAGATTTGGATAAATATCCAAAAAATGAAGCTGCGGATATTAAAATTTGCGAAAATTTAGAAGTAGATGCTATTTTTATTCCAAAAGCGGATGAATTTTATGAAGATGATGAACCGAAAATTTCGGCTCCGAAAAGTTTATCTGCTATTTTAGAAGGAGCTACGCGCCCTGGACATTTTGATGGTGTTTTGCAAGTATTGAACAAGCTTTTTAATTTAACAAAACCAAAAAATGTATATATGGGAAAAAAAGATGCGCAACAACTTACAATTGTGCGAAATATGGTACAAAATTTTTTCATGGATATAAATGTAAATGCGTGTGAAATCGTGCGTGAAAATGATGGCTTAGCGCTTAGCAGCAGAAATATTTATCTTGATGAAGAGCAAAAAATGCTTGCATTAAAATTATCAAGATCCTTATTGAAAGCTAAAAATTTGGTAGATGCAAGCGAAACCGATATAAATGTAATAAAAACGGCTATGCTTAAAATTTTGGAGCCTTTAAAAGTTGATTATATCGCTTTTGTAGATAGAAATTTTAAAGAAATTTCTAAAATAGAGGTAGGAAATTCTATTATTTTGGTGGCCGCATACGTCGATAAAACGCGTTTAATTGACAATATTTGGTTGTAA
- the rimO gene encoding 30S ribosomal protein S12 methylthiotransferase RimO produces MPKVFLQSLGCNKNLVDSEIMLGALRDFEVTDIPKEADVLIVNTCGFINSAKQESIRAILELCEIRKKGSILAVTGCLMQRYKDELIKELPDVDIFSGVGDFGEIDKMIAGKLSKFSDETFLQKNENRVITGTNFHAYIKISEGCNQKCSFCAIPSFKGRLKSRDIQNIVSEVEMLVERGYYDFSFIAQDTSSFGRDIGLKNGLISLIKEIEKINGVKIARILYLYPTTTNKELLQVIIDSPVFVNYFDMPIQHINDEMLKIMKRGNGKAEILELLQTMRAAKNSFLRTGIIVGHPGESEEYFDELCRFLQEFKFDRISVFAYSKEEDTASFEMKQIPQNIIKKRLNKIAKIADRAIDESFRALIGTEQMAEICGFSSEGEFFYGAKLAIWDFEIDGEILINESELENVEVGGLYKIKITDFVGGKLLAKIIS; encoded by the coding sequence ATGCCAAAAGTTTTTTTGCAATCTTTAGGGTGTAATAAAAATTTAGTCGATAGCGAGATTATGCTTGGAGCATTGCGTGATTTTGAAGTTACGGATATTCCAAAAGAAGCTGACGTGCTTATTGTAAATACTTGCGGATTCATAAACAGTGCAAAGCAAGAGAGTATAAGAGCGATTTTAGAACTTTGCGAAATTAGAAAAAAAGGTTCTATTTTAGCAGTTACCGGTTGTCTTATGCAGCGCTATAAAGATGAACTTATAAAAGAACTTCCTGATGTTGATATTTTTAGCGGTGTCGGCGATTTCGGTGAAATCGATAAGATGATTGCTGGAAAACTCAGCAAATTTTCAGATGAAACTTTTTTACAAAAAAATGAAAATCGCGTAATTACAGGAACAAATTTTCACGCTTATATTAAAATTTCAGAAGGTTGCAATCAAAAATGTAGTTTTTGCGCAATTCCAAGTTTCAAAGGTCGCCTTAAAAGTCGTGATATACAAAATATAGTTTCGGAAGTTGAAATGCTTGTTGAGCGCGGATATTATGATTTCAGTTTTATAGCGCAGGATACCAGCAGTTTTGGAAGGGATATAGGGCTTAAAAACGGACTTATTTCGCTTATTAAAGAGATAGAAAAAATAAATGGCGTTAAAATTGCCAGAATTTTATATCTTTATCCGACTACTACAAATAAAGAGCTGTTGCAGGTAATTATCGACTCGCCTGTTTTTGTAAATTATTTTGATATGCCAATTCAGCATATCAACGATGAAATGCTTAAAATTATGAAGCGAGGAAACGGTAAAGCTGAAATTTTGGAACTTTTACAAACTATGAGAGCAGCTAAAAATTCATTTTTAAGAACCGGTATAATAGTGGGGCATCCAGGAGAAAGCGAAGAATATTTTGATGAGCTTTGCAGGTTTTTGCAGGAGTTCAAGTTTGACAGAATTTCCGTTTTTGCTTACAGTAAAGAAGAAGATACGGCAAGTTTCGAAATGAAGCAGATACCGCAAAATATAATAAAAAAAAGACTTAATAAAATAGCAAAAATAGCTGACCGTGCTATCGATGAGAGTTTCCGCGCATTAATAGGTACCGAGCAAATGGCTGAAATTTGCGGATTTAGCAGTGAAGGCGAGTTTTTTTACGGCGCAAAGCTTGCAATTTGGGATTTTGAAATAGACGGCGAAATTTTAATAAATGAAAGTGAATTGGAAAATGTTGAAGTCGGCGGACTTTATAAAATTAAAATTACTGATTTTGTAGGTGGAAAACTGCTTGCTAAAATCATCTCTTAA
- the tilS gene encoding tRNA lysidine(34) synthetase TilS: protein MLKSSLKIEPEILEILRFKRAILAFSHGSDSTALFHTLLDLNLKFDVAFVNYKTRENSDLEMVCARELCEKNNLKFHCLISPLKFNLNGNFENEARKIRWSFFEKLCVQNGYNVVITAHQLNDKFEWFLMQLSKGSGLVNLLSPEMVEKRENFTVLRPLLNTGKDEILNFLRINNLKFFNDISNQNLKFKRNFIRAEFSDKFVSKYAENLAKSFTFLQKDKEILLGEFEFSNNEFFIIKNLPNAMNLIDKACKISGILLSQNQRKEIEKRQNCVVSGKICICKTKTQIFISPYKKQEKLDKKFKELCRVKKIPTLIRGYIYENRLLIRFFD, encoded by the coding sequence TTGCTAAAATCATCTCTTAAAATTGAGCCTGAAATTTTAGAAATTTTGCGCTTTAAGCGCGCTATTTTGGCGTTTTCACATGGAAGTGACAGCACTGCTTTATTTCATACTTTACTTGATTTAAATTTAAAATTCGACGTTGCTTTTGTAAATTATAAAACGCGCGAAAACAGCGATTTGGAGATGGTTTGTGCGCGTGAACTTTGCGAAAAAAATAATTTAAAATTTCATTGTCTTATTTCGCCTTTAAAATTTAATTTAAACGGAAATTTTGAAAACGAAGCGCGAAAAATAAGATGGAGTTTTTTTGAAAAACTTTGCGTGCAAAACGGCTACAATGTCGTCATTACGGCTCATCAGTTAAATGATAAGTTCGAGTGGTTTTTAATGCAGCTTAGTAAAGGCTCAGGGCTTGTAAATCTTCTGTCACCTGAAATGGTTGAAAAACGCGAAAATTTTACTGTTTTAAGGCCGCTTTTAAATACCGGTAAAGATGAAATTTTAAATTTTTTACGTATTAACAATCTGAAATTTTTTAATGATATTTCGAATCAAAATTTAAAATTTAAAAGAAATTTTATAAGAGCTGAGTTCAGTGATAAATTTGTAAGTAAATATGCTGAGAATTTAGCCAAAAGTTTTACGTTTTTGCAAAAAGATAAAGAGATTCTTTTGGGCGAATTTGAGTTTTCCAACAATGAATTTTTTATAATTAAAAACTTGCCGAACGCTATGAATTTAATCGATAAAGCTTGTAAAATTTCAGGAATTTTACTTTCTCAAAATCAAAGAAAAGAGATTGAAAAAAGGCAAAATTGTGTTGTTTCAGGAAAAATTTGTATTTGCAAAACTAAAACACAAATTTTTATTTCGCCTTATAAAAAGCAAGAAAAATTGGATAAAAAATTTAAAGAATTATGCAGAGTAAAAAAAATTCCGACACTTATTCGCGGATATATATACGAAAATAGGCTTTTAATACGTTTCTTTGATTGA
- a CDS encoding lysophospholipid acyltransferase family protein — MEKLPLSKRVKIFIIENLIYLTIFIISLTCKKKFSFDEIPKKPVIVVFWHGRLAMMSLIYKQCWKQRPAKVMISDHKDGEIITRVISHFGIGAIRGSSSKNAARALISAFRELDNGVNIVITPDGPRGPFQSVADGAAIIAQKKNTQIVAINYEASSFWKFKSWDKMILPKPFSKINFSISKPFSVANMDIKDANEKIKNELLKAGENDKRF; from the coding sequence ATGGAAAAATTACCGCTTAGCAAACGCGTTAAAATTTTTATAATCGAAAATCTTATTTATCTAACGATTTTCATTATTTCACTTACCTGCAAAAAAAAATTTTCATTCGATGAAATTCCGAAAAAGCCGGTTATAGTTGTATTTTGGCATGGAAGACTTGCTATGATGAGTCTTATTTATAAGCAATGTTGGAAACAAAGACCTGCAAAAGTTATGATTTCAGATCACAAAGACGGCGAAATTATAACTCGCGTAATTTCACATTTCGGTATCGGCGCAATTCGCGGAAGCAGTTCAAAAAATGCCGCGCGCGCTTTAATTTCGGCATTTCGTGAACTTGATAATGGCGTAAATATAGTTATTACGCCTGATGGCCCAAGAGGTCCTTTTCAAAGCGTCGCAGACGGAGCAGCCATTATTGCGCAGAAAAAAAATACGCAAATAGTAGCTATAAATTATGAAGCAAGCTCGTTTTGGAAATTTAAAAGTTGGGATAAAATGATTTTGCCAAAACCGTTTTCCAAAATAAACTTCAGCATTTCAAAACCTTTTAGCGTCGCAAATATGGATATAAAAGACGCAAACGAAAAAATAAAAAACGAACTTTTAAAAGCCGGCGAAAATGATAAACGATTTTAA
- the miaB gene encoding tRNA (N6-isopentenyl adenosine(37)-C2)-methylthiotransferase MiaB: MNVRDSEHIVAELKDEYKLTDDISKADLILINTCSVREKPVHKLFSEIGAFNKVRKNGSKIGVCGCTASHLGEEIFNKAPFVDFVLGARNVSKISEAVKTPKFISTDINYDESEFAFGEFRGSPYKAFVNIMIGCDKKCSYCIVPQTRGKEISIPAEIILNEASKAVQNGAKEIFLLGQNVNNYGKFFSSRHEKMDFSDLLVKISEIKGVERIRFTSPHPLHMDDKFLDIFTSNPKICKSMHMPLQSGSTKVLRDMRRGYDKEWFLNRALRLRKMCPEVSISTDIIVAYPTESEDDFKDTMEVLNEVKFEQIFSFKFSPRPLTAAENLPLIDNEIASKRLEILQSRHNEILDEIMKNQVGKIFDVYFEELRANGEVAGRSFSNFLVSVKGSEDLLGKILPVRIEKASRMVLYGKITA; the protein is encoded by the coding sequence ATGAATGTTCGAGACAGCGAACATATCGTAGCCGAACTGAAAGATGAATATAAACTTACGGATGATATTTCAAAAGCCGATCTTATTTTGATAAATACATGTTCCGTTCGTGAAAAACCGGTACATAAGCTTTTCAGTGAAATCGGCGCTTTCAATAAAGTAAGAAAAAATGGAAGCAAAATCGGAGTTTGCGGTTGCACAGCTTCACATTTGGGTGAAGAAATTTTCAACAAAGCGCCTTTTGTTGATTTTGTGCTTGGAGCAAGAAACGTATCAAAAATCAGCGAAGCCGTAAAAACTCCGAAATTTATCAGCACGGATATAAATTACGATGAAAGCGAATTCGCATTTGGAGAATTTCGCGGCTCGCCTTATAAAGCGTTTGTAAATATAATGATCGGCTGCGATAAAAAATGCAGCTACTGTATAGTTCCGCAAACTCGCGGAAAAGAGATATCGATTCCTGCTGAAATTATTTTAAATGAAGCAAGTAAAGCCGTGCAAAACGGAGCAAAAGAGATATTTTTACTTGGTCAAAACGTAAATAATTACGGAAAATTTTTTAGCAGCCGACATGAAAAAATGGATTTCAGCGATTTACTTGTAAAAATCAGTGAAATAAAAGGGGTGGAAAGGATTCGTTTTACAAGTCCGCATCCGCTTCATATGGATGATAAATTTCTTGATATTTTCACATCAAATCCAAAAATTTGCAAATCAATGCATATGCCTTTACAAAGCGGTTCTACAAAAGTTTTAAGAGATATGAGACGAGGATACGACAAAGAATGGTTTTTAAACAGAGCTCTGCGTTTAAGAAAAATGTGCCCCGAAGTGTCAATCAGCACTGATATAATCGTAGCTTATCCTACGGAAAGTGAAGATGATTTTAAAGATACGATGGAAGTTTTAAACGAAGTTAAATTCGAGCAGATTTTTTCTTTTAAATTTTCACCGCGTCCTTTAACTGCGGCTGAAAATTTGCCTTTGATTGACAATGAAATCGCTTCAAAAAGACTTGAAATTTTACAATCCCGTCATAATGAAATTTTAGATGAAATAATGAAAAATCAAGTCGGCAAAATTTTCGATGTTTATTTCGAAGAGCTTCGCGCAAACGGCGAAGTCGCAGGACGCAGTTTTTCAAATTTTTTAGTCAGCGTAAAAGGAAGTGAAGATTTACTTGGCAAAATTTTACCTGTTCGTATAGAAAAAGCCTCTAGAATGGTGCTTTATGGAAAAATTACCGCTTAG
- a CDS encoding HP0268 family nuclease, which yields MNLKLARTEINAKPAEISLEKLEEEVKKNGQNFFYFDRENSHKDLILLIEAFEKKGYSVYHRTVKIGLGENEYMYEVHIL from the coding sequence ATGAATTTAAAACTTGCAAGAACTGAAATTAACGCTAAACCGGCTGAAATTTCTTTGGAAAAACTGGAAGAAGAAGTGAAAAAAAACGGACAAAATTTTTTTTATTTTGATAGAGAAAATTCTCACAAAGACCTTATTTTATTAATTGAAGCTTTTGAAAAAAAAGGATATAGCGTATATCATAGAACCGTAAAAATAGGACTTGGGGAAAACGAATATATGTATGAGGTTCATATACTTTGA